The DNA window GTTGCTGACGACGGCCACCGGTAACCCGGCCTGCCGGGCGGCCACGATGACTTCCCGGCCGTACAGCGTCGGTTCGGCAGTCTCGGCGGCCCGGCGCTCGGCAGCGCAGAGCGCATCCTCTACCGCCTCCGTAGCGCCCTGGTCGCCGGTCGCCCCGGTGCGACGGAGCACCTCAAGCGGGTCCGGCTCGCTGGCGAGATCTGGCGACACGTCGACGCCGTGTCGCCGCAGGACGTCGACCAGCTCGGCGGCAACCTGCGGCGCCGGGTAGCGGGCGAAGATGCTGCACACCGGCCCGTCGAAGTCGAGCAGCACCGCGCCGACTCCGGCGAGCAGTCGGCCGAGGTCGGCGGTCATCCGTCGTACCGGTAGGCGATGGTCGACCACACCGAGTCGAACCACTGGCGGGAAGCTTCCACGAACTGCGTGCCGTGGGACGTGTCGTCGTCGGTCACCGCGTAGTGGAACAGCGGCACGTCTTTGCCCATCAGGTCGTAAATCGCCATGGGCTCACCCTTGATCGAGACGGTGCGCTCCACGACCGGGTAGAAGCCGTAGAAGACTTCCTCGCCGTTCAAGATGTAAAGCTTGAACAGCGGGGACGCTCGGTGCATCCGTACCTCAATGTTGGCCGAGCGGATCAGGCCGAGGTCGCCCAGCTCGGTGACCTGATCGATGATGCCGTCCGCCGCTCGGCGGGTGATCCGGTCGGCGCGTTCGCGTACGGCCGGGTCGTCGGCCTGCGTCTCGGCTCGTGCGGGCAGCGCCATCGCGACGGTCATGTCGGAGATCAGGACTCGCACGGCGATCGTCTCCGGCGCGAGGCGGCCCACCCGCACCTTGTCGAGCGCTTCGGCGAGCGCGTTACGCAGCGTCTCGCCGGAGAACCCCGCGAAGTCGATGGTCACGTGGGGCCGCTCAAACGCGGCTTCAATGTGCGGGCGCAGCCCAACGGCCCGCTGTGTCTGCGCGCGGACGAACGCACCGCTTCCCTGCCGGGACACGATCAGCCGCTCTGCCCGGAGTAGGTCTAGTGCCCGCTTGACCGTCTCCCGCGCCACGCCGTAGCGCGCGGCGAGTTCGGGCTGCGACGGCAGCTTGTCGCCGGGGGCAAGCCGGCGCGTAAGGATGGCCGCCCGCAACTTGTTCGCGATCTGCTGCGAGGCCTGTTTGGGGTCGTCGGGATCTAGCTGACCGAGGAAATCGAGGTTGTCGCTCACCCGCCCACGGTAGCTCTGACTAGCCAAGTTAGGAAAGTTCCGCACTTCGCCTTGACCTGACTAGCCATGCGCATCTACCTTCATCTCATCG is part of the Micromonospora olivasterospora genome and encodes:
- a CDS encoding HAD family hydrolase codes for the protein MTADLGRLLAGVGAVLLDFDGPVCSIFARYPAPQVAAELVDVLRRHGVDVSPDLASEPDPLEVLRRTGATGDQGATEAVEDALCAAERRAAETAEPTLYGREVIVAARQAGLPVAVVSNNSAGAVAAYLAARRLAGYVSPVVGRAYAKPERMKPHPDPILQAVRALRERPERCVLVGDSLSDIEGAYAAGVKVIGYANRPTKVAAFRSAGAHVVITSMGDIASILIAMSGT
- a CDS encoding GntR family transcriptional regulator, which translates into the protein MSDNLDFLGQLDPDDPKQASQQIANKLRAAILTRRLAPGDKLPSQPELAARYGVARETVKRALDLLRAERLIVSRQGSGAFVRAQTQRAVGLRPHIEAAFERPHVTIDFAGFSGETLRNALAEALDKVRVGRLAPETIAVRVLISDMTVAMALPARAETQADDPAVRERADRITRRAADGIIDQVTELGDLGLIRSANIEVRMHRASPLFKLYILNGEEVFYGFYPVVERTVSIKGEPMAIYDLMGKDVPLFHYAVTDDDTSHGTQFVEASRQWFDSVWSTIAYRYDG